A window of Stigmatella aurantiaca contains these coding sequences:
- the fusA gene encoding elongation factor G encodes MAREYPLERYRNIGIMAHIDAGKTTTTERILFYTGAIHKMGEVHEGNTTTDWMVQERERGITITSAAITAFWTRKDQKYRVNIIDTPGHVDFTIEVERSLRVLDGAIAVFDAVNGVEPQSETVWRQADRYKVPRICFINKMDRVGADFEMSVGTIREKLGARPVRMQLPLGAEDTHRGVIDLVRMKALVFVDAEQGSRYEEQDIPEEFQAQAEDARAQLLEAAAEQDDALTEKFLEGTELTEDEIRGAIRKGCVGLNLFPVFCGSAFRHKGVQPLLDAVVDYLPSPLDVPPIHGKTPKGEDDVRKTDDKAPFSALAFKIMNDPSFTSQTLTFLRVYSGRLEAGTAVWNSVKGKRERVSRLVQMRADKKDELTECYAGDICAVVGLKLAATGDTLCDDKHPIILERMEFPEPVIDIAIEPKSTADQDKIIQALQRLAMEDPSFRVRTNEETGQTLIAGMGELHLEIIVDRLLREFKVDANVGKPQVAYRETITTQVESEGKYIRQSGGKGQYGHIWLRVMPNAPGQGFAFEDKTSGGVVPKEFVQAVKEGVSESMQNGPVAGYPMVDVKVEAFDGSVHDVDSSEIAFKIAGSMAFRDAVNKAQAVLLEPVMNCEIVTPDEFMGDVIGDLNGRRGKIQGMAPRPGGVQSILAQVPLAAMFGYSTDLRSKSQGRATYTMQFSHYAPAPKSALNR; translated from the coding sequence ATGGCTCGCGAGTATCCGCTCGAGCGCTACCGCAACATCGGCATCATGGCGCACATCGATGCTGGGAAGACCACCACCACCGAACGGATCCTGTTCTACACAGGCGCCATCCACAAGATGGGCGAAGTCCACGAAGGCAACACCACCACGGACTGGATGGTGCAGGAGCGTGAGCGCGGCATCACCATCACCTCCGCGGCCATCACCGCCTTCTGGACGCGCAAGGACCAGAAGTACCGCGTCAACATCATCGACACGCCGGGCCACGTGGACTTCACCATCGAGGTGGAGCGCTCGCTGCGCGTGCTGGACGGGGCCATCGCCGTCTTCGACGCGGTGAACGGCGTGGAGCCCCAGTCCGAGACGGTCTGGCGGCAGGCGGACCGGTACAAGGTTCCTCGCATCTGCTTCATCAACAAGATGGACCGGGTGGGGGCGGACTTCGAGATGTCCGTGGGCACCATCCGCGAGAAGCTGGGCGCCCGTCCGGTGCGCATGCAGCTGCCGCTGGGCGCCGAGGACACGCACCGCGGGGTGATCGACCTGGTGCGGATGAAGGCCCTGGTGTTCGTCGACGCGGAGCAGGGCAGCCGCTACGAGGAGCAGGACATCCCCGAGGAGTTCCAGGCCCAGGCGGAGGACGCTCGCGCGCAGCTGCTGGAAGCGGCCGCCGAGCAGGACGACGCGCTGACCGAGAAGTTCCTCGAGGGCACGGAGCTGACCGAGGACGAGATCCGCGGCGCCATCCGCAAGGGGTGCGTCGGGCTGAATCTCTTCCCGGTCTTCTGCGGCTCCGCCTTCCGGCACAAGGGCGTGCAGCCGCTGCTGGACGCGGTGGTGGACTACCTGCCCAGCCCGCTGGACGTCCCGCCGATTCACGGCAAGACGCCGAAGGGCGAGGACGACGTGCGCAAGACGGACGACAAGGCGCCCTTCAGCGCCCTGGCGTTCAAGATCATGAACGACCCGTCGTTCACCTCGCAGACGTTGACGTTCCTGCGCGTCTACTCGGGGCGCCTGGAGGCGGGCACGGCGGTCTGGAACTCGGTGAAGGGCAAGCGCGAGCGCGTCAGCCGCCTGGTGCAGATGCGGGCGGACAAGAAGGACGAGCTCACCGAGTGCTACGCGGGCGATATCTGCGCGGTGGTGGGCCTGAAGCTGGCCGCCACGGGCGACACGCTCTGCGACGACAAGCACCCCATCATTCTGGAGCGGATGGAGTTCCCGGAGCCGGTGATCGACATCGCCATCGAGCCGAAGTCGACGGCGGACCAGGACAAGATCATCCAGGCGCTGCAGCGGCTGGCGATGGAGGACCCCTCGTTCCGGGTGCGGACGAACGAGGAGACCGGGCAGACGCTGATCGCGGGCATGGGCGAGCTGCACCTGGAGATCATCGTCGACCGGTTGCTGCGCGAGTTCAAGGTCGACGCGAACGTGGGCAAGCCCCAGGTGGCCTACCGCGAGACCATCACCACGCAGGTGGAGTCAGAGGGCAAGTACATCCGGCAGTCCGGGGGCAAGGGCCAGTACGGCCACATCTGGCTCCGGGTGATGCCCAACGCGCCCGGCCAGGGCTTCGCCTTCGAGGACAAGACGAGCGGCGGGGTGGTGCCCAAGGAGTTCGTGCAGGCGGTGAAGGAGGGCGTCTCGGAGTCCATGCAGAACGGCCCCGTGGCGGGCTACCCCATGGTGGACGTGAAGGTGGAGGCCTTCGATGGCTCCGTCCACGATGTGGACTCCAGCGAGATCGCCTTCAAGATCGCCGGCTCCATGGCGTTCCGGGACGCGGTGAACAAGGCCCAGGCGGTGCTGCTGGAGCCGGTGATGAACTGCGAGATCGTCACCCCGGACGAGTTCATGGGGGACGTCATCGGCGACCTGAACGGCCGCCGCGGGAAGATTCAGGGCATGGCGCCCCGGCCTGGCGGGGTGCAGAGCATCCTGGCACAGGTGCCCCTGGCCGCCATGTTCGGGTACTCGACCGACCTGCGCAGCAAGAGCCAGGGAAGAGCCACCTACACCATGCAGTTCAGCCACTACGCGCCCGCGCCCAAGTCGGCCCTCAATCGGTAG
- the rpsG gene encoding 30S ribosomal protein S7, with translation MPRRRVVAKRKILPDPKYQDRLVTKFVNDLMRKGKKSIAEGVCYGAFALIEERAKEDPLKTFKKALDNVKPVLEVKSRRVGGATYQVPVEVRQDRRVALGMRWIISYSKARGEKTMQEKLAGEIMDAANNRGNAVKKREDTHKMAEANKAFAHYRW, from the coding sequence ATGCCTCGTCGTCGAGTAGTCGCCAAGCGCAAGATTCTGCCGGATCCGAAGTACCAAGATCGGCTCGTCACCAAGTTCGTCAACGACCTGATGCGCAAGGGGAAGAAGTCCATCGCGGAGGGCGTGTGCTACGGCGCCTTCGCCCTCATCGAGGAGCGCGCGAAGGAAGACCCCTTGAAGACCTTTAAGAAGGCGCTGGACAACGTCAAGCCGGTGCTCGAGGTCAAGAGCCGCCGCGTCGGTGGCGCCACGTACCAGGTGCCCGTGGAGGTCCGTCAGGACCGCCGGGTCGCGCTCGGCATGCGGTGGATCATCTCCTACTCCAAGGCCCGGGGTGAGAAGACCATGCAGGAGAAGCTCGCCGGGGAAATCATGGATGCCGCCAACAACCGGGGCAACGCCGTGAAGAAGCGCGAGGACACGCACAAGATGGCGGAGGCGAACAAGGCCTTCGCGCACTACCGCTGGTAG
- the rpsL gene encoding 30S ribosomal protein S12: protein MPTISQLVRKGREKLNIKGKSPALKECPQKRGVCTRVYTTTPKKPNSALRKVARVRLTNGIEVTSYIPGVGHNLQEHSVVMIRGGRVKDLPGVRYHIVRGTLDSVGVANRKQSRSKYGAKRPS from the coding sequence GTGCCGACGATCAGCCAGCTGGTCCGCAAGGGCCGCGAGAAGTTGAACATCAAGGGCAAGAGCCCCGCGCTCAAGGAGTGCCCTCAGAAGCGCGGCGTGTGCACCCGCGTCTACACCACCACGCCGAAGAAGCCGAACTCGGCCCTCCGGAAGGTGGCGCGCGTGCGCCTCACCAACGGGATTGAAGTGACGTCCTACATCCCGGGCGTGGGTCACAACCTCCAGGAGCACTCGGTGGTGATGATCCGCGGCGGCCGCGTGAAGGACCTCCCGGGTGTCCGCTACCACATCGTCCGTGGAACGCTGGACTCCGTGGGCGTGGCCAACCGCAAGCAGAGCCGCTCCAAGTACGGCGCCAAGCGCCCGAGCTGA
- the rimI gene encoding ribosomal protein S18-alanine N-acetyltransferase, translating into MRRMEEGAPEQKPSPFLIRPMTHEDMPAVTELEKASFRNPWSPELLRRELDHDWSTILLVEEPQPDGARKLLGLAIFWIVQDEVHVLNVATAPEQRRRGVARAVMDEVLARGRARRCVLATLEVRRSNEAALGLYKSLGFRPVGVRPNYYADEGEDAIVMVLDF; encoded by the coding sequence ATGAGACGCATGGAAGAGGGCGCACCGGAGCAGAAGCCATCCCCGTTCCTGATCCGGCCCATGACCCACGAGGACATGCCGGCCGTGACCGAGCTGGAGAAGGCCTCCTTCCGCAACCCCTGGTCGCCGGAGCTGCTGCGGCGGGAGCTGGACCACGACTGGTCCACGATTCTCCTGGTGGAGGAGCCGCAGCCGGACGGCGCCCGGAAGCTGCTGGGGCTGGCCATCTTCTGGATCGTCCAGGACGAGGTCCACGTGCTCAACGTGGCGACGGCCCCCGAGCAGCGGCGGCGCGGGGTGGCCCGGGCGGTGATGGACGAGGTGCTGGCGCGGGGCAGGGCGCGGCGCTGCGTGCTGGCCACGCTGGAGGTGCGCCGCAGCAACGAGGCGGCCCTGGGGCTCTACAAGTCCCTGGGCTTCCGCCCGGTCGGTGTGCGTCCGAACTACTATGCGGACGAGGGTGAGGACGCGATCGTGATGGTCCTCGACTTCTAA
- the dnaJ gene encoding molecular chaperone DnaJ, whose translation MADDYYQILEVPRTASAEDIKKSFRKLARTHHPDVNPGNKAAEERFKRINNAFEVLSDPQKRKLYDEFGEDAAKLGFDEKKAEAFRAYRSGRGRGGGGIPYSSAGGAGAGADFDLGDLFGEIFGRSGGGGFDINEVLRRQAGPRSPGRGEDITAQVSLSLAEAVTGTERTLAVQRPGRCQRCNGKGEAGATGPCPTCKGSGRLRRSAGMPFSGACPTCNGTGRAAEPCPDCGGDGVVEENTRLTVKVPAGVQTGSRVRLAGQGAAGTRGGPPGDLYLETEVAEHPLVRREGDDLYLDLPITVSEAVLGAEVKVPTFQGEVTVKVPALSQSGRKMRLKGRGAPSLKGGTPGDLYLLLQVKVPEEATPEVKAAAEALARAYPRDVRQELKL comes from the coding sequence ATGGCGGACGACTACTACCAGATCCTTGAGGTTCCTCGGACGGCGTCCGCGGAGGACATCAAGAAGTCCTTCCGCAAGCTGGCCCGCACGCACCACCCCGACGTCAATCCGGGGAACAAGGCCGCGGAGGAGCGCTTCAAGCGGATCAACAACGCCTTCGAGGTGCTCTCGGATCCGCAGAAGCGCAAGCTCTACGACGAGTTCGGCGAGGATGCCGCGAAGCTCGGCTTCGACGAGAAGAAGGCCGAGGCCTTCCGGGCCTACCGTTCCGGCCGGGGCCGGGGCGGCGGTGGAATCCCCTACTCCTCGGCCGGGGGCGCAGGCGCGGGCGCGGACTTCGACCTGGGCGATCTCTTCGGGGAAATCTTCGGCCGCTCGGGCGGCGGGGGCTTCGACATCAACGAGGTCCTCCGGCGGCAAGCCGGGCCTCGCAGCCCGGGCCGCGGGGAAGACATCACCGCCCAGGTCTCCCTCAGCCTCGCCGAGGCCGTCACGGGCACCGAGCGGACCCTCGCCGTCCAGCGCCCCGGCCGCTGCCAGCGCTGCAACGGCAAGGGCGAGGCGGGTGCCACCGGCCCCTGTCCGACCTGCAAGGGCTCGGGCCGCCTGCGCCGCTCCGCGGGCATGCCCTTCTCGGGGGCCTGCCCCACGTGCAACGGCACCGGCCGCGCCGCCGAGCCTTGCCCCGACTGTGGCGGGGACGGCGTCGTCGAGGAGAACACGCGCCTGACCGTGAAGGTCCCCGCGGGCGTCCAGACCGGCTCCCGTGTCCGGCTCGCGGGCCAGGGCGCTGCGGGCACCCGCGGCGGCCCCCCGGGCGACCTGTACCTCGAGACCGAGGTGGCCGAGCACCCCCTGGTGCGCCGGGAGGGGGACGATCTGTACCTGGACCTGCCCATCACCGTCTCCGAGGCGGTGCTCGGCGCCGAGGTGAAGGTCCCCACCTTCCAGGGCGAGGTGACCGTCAAGGTCCCTGCCCTCTCCCAGTCCGGCCGCAAGATGCGGCTCAAGGGCCGGGGAGCCCCCTCGCTCAAGGGGGGGACGCCCGGAGACCTGTACCTCCTGCTCCAGGTCAAGGTCCCCGAGGAGGCCACCCCCGAGGTGAAGGCCGCCGCCGAAGCCCTTGCCCGGGCCTACCCCCGGGACGTCCGGCAGGAGCTGAAGCTCTAG
- a CDS encoding HEAT repeat domain-containing protein — protein MGIFDIFGGSSPEKALKLKPKVTQKYGDPASRQKAIQQLGEMKYPEAVTVLLARFTITVEPLTTDADEKEHVFELIKGFGKDAVAPLQDFLRKSDQAASWALRLLGELLSESEVIGSCVDTLTHLSNHYTRDPEKKVVLLHAVTDKEDPRIAPAVLPFLEDMSDDVKIAALKALAPMKHEPAREPILRLLTSDDTARRVQTAALSALHTSGFGVQGYQDKIQALLVEPYVLDKQGIVVKRQA, from the coding sequence ATGGGCATCTTCGACATCTTCGGTGGCTCCAGCCCCGAGAAAGCCCTCAAGCTCAAACCCAAGGTGACCCAGAAGTACGGGGATCCGGCCTCGCGGCAGAAGGCCATCCAGCAGCTCGGGGAGATGAAGTACCCCGAGGCCGTCACCGTGCTCCTGGCCCGCTTCACCATCACCGTGGAGCCGCTGACCACGGACGCCGATGAGAAGGAGCACGTCTTCGAGCTCATCAAGGGCTTCGGCAAGGACGCGGTGGCCCCCTTGCAGGACTTCCTCCGCAAGAGCGATCAGGCCGCCTCCTGGGCCCTGCGCCTGCTGGGCGAGTTGCTCTCCGAGTCCGAGGTCATCGGCAGCTGCGTGGACACGCTCACCCACCTGAGCAACCACTACACGCGCGACCCCGAGAAGAAGGTCGTCCTGCTGCACGCCGTCACCGACAAGGAGGATCCGCGCATCGCTCCCGCCGTCCTGCCCTTCCTGGAGGACATGTCGGACGACGTGAAGATCGCCGCCCTCAAGGCGCTGGCCCCCATGAAGCACGAGCCTGCCCGGGAGCCCATCCTCCGGCTGCTCACCTCGGATGACACCGCCCGCCGCGTGCAGACCGCCGCCCTGTCGGCCCTGCACACCAGTGGCTTCGGCGTCCAGGGCTACCAGGACAAGATCCAGGCCCTGCTCGTGGAGCCCTACGTGCTGGACAAACAGGGGATTGTCGTCAAACGGCAAGCCTGA